CTGATATCGTGACGGCAAGTATTGATCCATTGACTGGAAATCTTTTACCGAATGGAACACCAGGTTCTGTTTTAGAATATTTCCGAAAGGATAATCTGGAAAAACTATCCACACAAGAAGATAATCTTTCATTGACGACTCCTGATACTGATGAAATCCCGACAGATTCTACAGAAATTCAAACCCAGACCGAATCAACCTCGCTCGAAAATCAAGAAAATAGCGGAGATATCGGCGAACCTGTTTTTTAAGGTTATAAACCAATCGCTTTTTCTAAACTACGTTTTGTTTGCGGTCCTTCTAATACATGTTTCAATCGACCATCAGGTCCAATAATAAATGTGGTTGGCAAACCGGATATCCCTCGTATACCAAAATTAGCTTTCGGATCATCCACTAATGTAGGAAATATAACGCCACTTCGTTGTATATGTTGCTGTAAATTGCCTGGATCATCATAATTAAACCCGAACATTGCAACCTGGTCAGCATGCGCTCGATAAAATGCATTTAATTCGGGTATTTCGCCCATACAATATTCACACCAGGTAGCCCAATAACTAATAACCACCCATCTACCTTTATAATTAGAAAAATTAAGATCTTTTACTATGCTGGCTCCCCATACAACGCTAGACACACTTAACAAAATGCTGGTTAATAGTACCCATGTAAAGATTTTACGCATACATTCCTCACAAAAGAAAAATAATCCATTCATTTTCAACCATTATAGTTAATTTTTTAACTAAATTTTAAAACTGCACTCCATTCCAAATCATTAAACCTCAATAGCCATCACAAAGCGAGCGTCACCCAAAATGATAAGGGAAATTGAAAATCCACTTTCTTTATTCCACAAGATAAAAATTTTAATGTTATCTCGCTTTTATTTTATTAATGAGATTGTTAAGATGCCCAATTACTTAGGGGTGTCTAATCATTAGGCTGAGAAATACCCTTAAACCTGATCGGGATAATCCCCGCGTAGGAAAAGTATCATGCCAACATCACCCGCTGTATCAATCATGAACGCTTGCTTGCGTTATCACGATAAAATTTTATTTGACAAGCTCAATTTCCATTTGGCTGCTGGCCAAATAACCTGCTTATTAGGGACAAGTGGCATAGGAAAAAGTCGTTTTTTACAACTCATCGCTGGATTAAATGGAACATCCATTATTTGTACGTCTGATCAAAAAGGCTTGGACGGCCGTTTAGCGTATATGCCACAAACGCATACTTTATTACCTTGGCTAACCGTTTTAAATAATACACTTTTAGGTTATCGACTAAGATGCACCAATAAACCTTATGCGAAAGCACATGCTTTATTAAAACAACTGGGACTCGGAGAGGTCTTAACACAATATCCAGCCCAATTATCTGGAGGAATGCAACAGCGTGTTGCTTTGGCTCGCGTATTATTAGAGAACCGACCCATTGTCTTAATGGATGAACCCTTCTCTGCGTTAGATGCAGTGACTCGTTATCAACTACAAGAAATGACTGCACATGCACTAAACGGATGTACCGTGCTATTAGTCACCCATGATCCCTTAGAAGCATTGCGCTTAGGCCATCATATTGCGATTATGTCAGGACATCCGGCAAAAATTAACCCCATACCGTGTAAATTACCGGATTCACCCCCTCGATCATTGAATAACCCTGATCTATTACGATGGCAAGCCCACCTTTTACATCGCCTTGAGGAATCTCATTAATGTATGTCTTTGTTTTTTTACGTAACCAATTGAGTCAATTACAAAAATTGTTTTTAGCTTCACGAACAATCACGTTTCGGGTTTGTAAACAATACATTCAAAAAAGTCTTGCTTTATTGTTTCATCAATGTTGCATTCCTCTCTGGTTTATTTTTATCTGGACAAGTTTAATTCGTGTTTTTCATCTTCCTCATTATCTATTACCGACACCCATTGATGTATTACAGAGTCTCATTAAACAGGGATCATTCATTTTTTTTCAAGCGATTCCCACAGTCCTTGAAATTTTTTTCGGTTTTACTTTAAGCGTATTACTAGGGATCAGTATTGCGCTTTGTATGTGTTCATTTCGCCCCTTACATACCCTTTTGTTCCCCTTATTATTAGCCAGTCAAGTGCTGCCTGTCTTTGCCATTGCTCCAGTACTTGTACTTTGGTTGGGTTACGGAATAATGGTTAAGATAATGACGACGGTGTTCATGTTATTTTTCCCCATTACCAATAATTTTCTTGATGGCTTAAAGCAAACACCCGAAACTTATTTAAATATCGCTAAAATAATGAATAGTAGTTCGTGGCAAATACTCTACCAAATACGTATCCCCTCTGCATTACCCCATCTCGCCTCCGGTATCCGATTAGCAACCGCTATGGCTCCTTTAGCCGCGATTATTGGAGAATGGGTGGGTGCGAATCAAGGTTTAGGATTTTTACTTTTAAACGCGAATGCTCAAATGCAAATTGATTTAATGTTTGCTGTATTATTCGTCCTATTTTTTCTAGGCGTTTTATTTTATTTCTTTATAGATACGTTACTTCAATGGGCTTTACCATGGTCATTTCGTTAATTCATTTATTCATGCGCTGTAAAAAATATTTTTTTTTCGTTAGTTTTTTATTCATTACTCCCCTTGCAGCCGCTAAGCCATTAACGCTTATTCTCGATTGGTTAATTAACCCCGATCAGGCCGCACTCTTTGTTGCCCAAGCACATCATTTTTTTTCAAAAGAAGGCATTAACGTTCATATTATTGCACCCACCAATCCTGACGATGGTCCTAAATTAGTCGCCGCAGGCCATGCCGATTTAGCCCTCAGCTATCAACCTCAATTCGTTGTTCAGGTCTCGAGGGGATTGCCGCTCATACGTATTGCCAGCTTAATTAACCATCCTTTAAATTGTCTCCTGGTTAAAAAAAATGGGCCCATTCGTCAACTGACCGATTTACGATCAAAACGTATTGCCTATACTTCTCATGCCGAAGGAACCTTAATGCTGAAAGGCCTATTAAATAAAGCCCATTTAACAATCAACGATGTACAAACCATCAATGTACAATACGACTTAATACAAGCATTACTCACTGATCGCGTTGATGGTGTTGTCAACGTCATGCGCAACGTCGAACCCCTGCAAATGCAATACGCTCATCAACCTGTAAAAATCTTTCCAGTCGAATTAGCGGGTATTCCCCATTATGATGAATTGATTATTATTGCCAATAAAAACCAATTGCACGATTCTCGGCTTGTTAAATTTTTAGTCGCGTTGAATCAAGCAACCTCCTATTTAATGACTCATCCAGAAAAAAGCTGGGAACTATTTGCTAAAGACCATCCCGCATTAAACAATGAATTGAATCACCGCATTTGGCAGGCGACGTTACCTTATCTTGCTCGATATCCAGTGGATTTTGATAAAGCGGCTTATCAAAAATTTATGTTGTTTTTATACCGTAACAAAATCATCTCTAAAAAAATAAAAACTGAAGATTATGCTATAAAACTCATTTAACGAAGCCTCACAACCCACCGTCTTACTCATTGAATCAAGAAGTGAATAACACATTATTTTTTTATTATTAAAAATAATTCATGCAGAAGGTTCAAATTTTCGTTACAATTCGCGTTATGCTAAATCCTACCCATCCTTTGTTAGAATCTCTCAATGAAGCCCAGCAACAGGTTGTTGCCGCGCGTCAAACGCATCTCTTGGTATTAGCCGGCGCAGGCAGTGGAAAAACACGTGTATTGGTCCATCGAATGGCTTGGTTAATCCATGTAGAAGGTATCTCTTTGCATCATATCCTTGCGGTTACCTTTACGAATAAAGCTGCAGGAGAAATGCGACAGCGCTTAGAAAATTTATTGGATATCCCTATGAAAACGATGTGGGTAGGTACGTTTCATGGTCTCGCACATCGACTATTACGTCAACATTGGGAAGCTTCGGGTTTACCGCAATCATTTCAAATCATTGATAGCGATGATCAATACCGTATGATAAAAAGAATTTTGCTGAGTTTAAATCTTGATGAAGCACAATGGGCACCCAAAAAAGTGCAATGGTTTATTAATCAGCAAAAAGATGAAGGTATTCGATCGCATCACGTTAAAAACTCGAATGATCCTTATACCAAAACGTTAGTTCGACTTTACCAGTCCTATGAGGAAGTTTGCGATCGAAATGGAGTTATCGATTTTGCTGAACTTCTTTTACGGAGCTATGAACTTTTTATTAAACATCCCGAAATTTTGCATTATTATCAAGGTCGTTTTCAACATATTCTCGTTGATGAGTTTCAAGATACCAATCGCATACAATATGCGTGGTTAAAATTATTGAGTAGCGGAAAAAACTACTTCATGATAGTGGGCGATGATGATCAATCGATTTATGGATGGCGTGGTGCTCGTGTAAAAAATATATATGATTTTACGCACGATTTTCCAGAGCATCAGATCATACGACTCGAGCAAAATTATCGCTCCACGGGTGTCATTTTAGCAGCTTCAAATGCGCTCATTACACACAATGACGGACGCTTAGGGAAAAAGCTTTGGAGTAGTCGCGGTGATGGTGACAAAATAGCACTCTATGGTGCCTTTAATGATTTAGATGAAGCCCGTTTCATTATCAACCAAATCAAGCAAGGTTTAAAAAAAGAAGTGCATGCCAATGACATTGCTATTTTATATCGATCCAATGCACAATCACGCGTACTTGAAGAGGCGCTCATACACGCGCAGATCCCTTATCGTATCTATGGTGGATTACGTTTCTTTGAACGCGCAGAAATCAAAGATGCGCTTGCTTACTTACGTCTCATTGCGAATCGAAATGATGATCCTGGCTTTGAACGCGTCATTAACACGCCAACGCGTGGTATTGGCGATCAAACTTTACAAAAGCTTCGCTTGGAAGCGCGCACGCAAGCACTTTCTTTATGGCAAGCGGCCACGTATCTATTAAACCAACAATGCTTACCTTCACGTGCGGCCAATGCACTCGCTCATTTTATCCAATTAATCGATAAAATGGACGAAGAAATTAAAACATTCAGTTTAGCTGAGCAAACTGAACACGTCCTTTATCAGAGTGGCTTATTTAATCATTACAAAAAAGAAAAAGGTGAGCGGGGTCAAGCCCGTATTGAAAACCTTGAAGAACTTATCAATGCGACGCGACAATTTATTCCTGAAGAGAGTACGCTTTCTATACTTTCTTCTTTTCTTGCCCACGTTGCATTAGAAGCCGGTGAACACCAAGCGAACGAACAACACGCCTGTGTACAATTAATGACGTTGCATTCTGCAAAAGGTTTAGAGTTCCCCTGGGTATTTTTATGCGGAATGGAAGAAGGCTTGTTCCCTCACCATCTCTCTCATGAAGAACCGGGCCGCTTAGAAGAAGAACGTCGCCTCTGTTATGTCGGTATGACGCGTGCCATGCGTAAACTATTTTTAAGTTATGCTGAAGTAAGACGCTTACATGGCACTGAAAGTCATCATCGTCCCTCTCGATTTATTTCAGAAATTCCAAAAGAATTAGTAGAAGAAATTCGTCTACGCACATCGATTATTAGGCCAACACAACCCTTAAAACGAACACAAAACACCACTCATTCAATCGGTGATACCGGATTTTGTATCGGACAAACCGTCATTCATCCCACGTTTGGTGAAGGGACGCTGATAGATGCGGATGGCAAAGGGGAACATACCCGTTTGCACATTAAATTTAATAAAGCAGGTACAAAATGGTTGGTAGCAAACTATGCTAAATTATCCACGAAATAAATCCGCTGAAGCACGAATTCGACGTAATAAAACATAAACCGCTCCTGTTCCTCCATCTCGTGCTTGAGCAGAAGAAAAAGCCAATACCCAGGAAATTTGCGGCAGCCAATAATAAACATGATTTTTTAACTTAGCGCCTGACGATTTAAATTTTCCTTTACCGTGTATAATGCGCACGCAGGTGTAATGGTATTTTTGGCTTTGTAATAAAAAATGATAGACGGCAAACCGAGCTTGATTGACTGTCATTTGATGTAAATCGAGACAGTTGGATGGACGTATATCTCCACGCGTTAATTGTTTAAGTCGCTTATTCTGAACACCGGGCCGATTAAAAAATAATGGCTCATCCGATGTGATATTTAATTCGGTTGGATCACGAAGTATGAACGCGTTTGATCGATTTTCATCATTGAAATCAATTAAACGTGTACGCTTAGGACTATTTTTTTTAGGCTTAGGATTGACGTGAACCGTTGGCGTACGCTTGACATCTTTCATGACTTCTTTAAAAAATGCCCAATCTTCTTTATCAAGCCTTGATTTATTCATAACGTCATCACTCCGTTAAGAAAAAATTAAAAATTTTTAGAGCGTTATACCATTGCATAAAACGATCAGAATAAATTATTATTACGCTAACCTTTAAAGTTTTGGCTGGGAAAATACGTGTTTTTTTCATTGATGAGTCTATGTCGTATTGCAAGTACATTATTGTTAATCGGTCTTGTGGCCTGCTCCAGTCATTCTCGCTTACCCCATCCAGTCTCTCACCAAGCTTTTACTCCCTCTCTTTCGACAATGGGTCAGCATCAACAACCAATTGCGTTGCTCTTACCTTTACACGGTCCTTTAGCAAAAGTGGCTCAGTCAGTTAAAAAAGGTTTTTTTGCTGCCGCCGATGAAAGTGAAACATCGCCTCATATTATTCTCATAGACACGGGTGTTGGGACCTCTATGCAAGCGGCTTATAGTGAAGCTTTGGCAAAAAAAGCGCGAATAATAGTCGGCCCATTGCTTAAATCTCAAGTACAAAACATTGCGAGTTTGCAATCCAGCATCCCTATTTTAGCGTTAAATTATTTAAATTCCGATATTAGTACGCCTTCTGGGTTATATCAATTGGGTTTATCACCTCAGGATGAAGTGCAACAAGTGACACAAATGGCTTGGAACAGTGGTAAGCGTTCTGCAATAATTATCACTGTAAACGGTCATTGGGGGACAGAAATAGGTAAACTATTTGCACAACAATGGCAAGTCTTAGGCGGAATTGTGGTTGATCACCTTGAATTATCAAAAAATCCTTCTAGCGTCACTCAACAATTACGTCATTTTCTTCATTTTAAATCGCCTCATACGCGACGAATGGACTTTGACGTCCTATTTTTAGTCAGTAATCCGCAGTTTGGGCGTCAAATCAAGCCGTTATTAAAATTCTTTTATGCAGGAAATATCCCGGTCTACGCAACGGCATCCATTTATAGCGGCATACCTTCACAACATTTTGATACTGATTTAAATCAAATTATTTTCTGTGCTGCACCGTGGTCTTTAGGGAACTGGATTGAACCCGATCTTTATCAACAGCTGAAGTTGTCTTTTCCTCTCGATTTTAATCGAAATAGTCAATATTATGCATTAGGAGTCGATGCATTTCATATTATTCAGCAATTTGAACGTCATAAGTCTTCGCAAAAAACACTTCAAGGCACAACCGGAATACTTTCATTCAATACACAACGTCGAATTGTTCGTCAATTGCCTTGCGCGCAATTTCATAAGGGATATGCCGTTCCAATCAGTCAATAACCTTTACCATGAACACTCAAAAGTTAGGTCATCATATCGAAAGTCTAGTCCAGGATTATCTACGTCGACAAAAACTTAAACGAATTACCCGTAATTTCCGATGTTGTTTCGGTGAAATCGATTTAATTATGAAAGATAAAAACGTATTGGTTTTTATTGAAGTACGTTATCGACAATCTCTTCAGTTTGGTAATAGTTTAGAATCTATCCATGCAATGAAACAAAATAAAATAATGAAGGCCGCAGAATATTATTTATCATCCCAACGTTTATCCGAAAAAATAGCCTGTCGTTTTGACGTTGTCGGCGTTAAACCTATCACTCAAAAATTACTTGCCGTTTCCAAACTGGACTCCGCTCAAGTAGAATGGATAAAAAATGCATTTCTAGGTAAATCATGAATCTATTAGCCCGTATTAAAACGCATTTTTCTGAAAGCATACGCACCAAATCGGATGCCGCAGAAACACTACCTGAAATTATCTTGACGGCAAGTCAACTCTTTGTTGAGTGTCTTTTAAATAATAATAAAATTCTCGTCTGTGGGAATGGCGGTTCAGCGGCCGATTCGCAGCATTTCGCTTCAGAAATGATTAATCGTTTTGAAACCGAGCGTCCGAGTTTACCTGCGATTGCTTTAACGACAGATACGTCAATCATTACCTCGATTGCCAATGATTATAGTTACACTGAAATTTTTTCTAAACAAATTAGAGCCTTAGGCCAAGCAGGAGACATTTTACTCGTCATTTCAACAAGTGGAAACGCTAA
The DNA window shown above is from Rickettsiella grylli and carries:
- a CDS encoding phosphoheptose isomerase, whose amino-acid sequence is MNLLARIKTHFSESIRTKSDAAETLPEIILTASQLFVECLLNNNKILVCGNGGSAADSQHFASEMINRFETERPSLPAIALTTDTSIITSIANDYSYTEIFSKQIRALGQAGDILLVISTSGNAKNILKACEAAQSRGLKIIALTGKEGGSLAGLLSSTDIEIRVQGTSTARIQETHLLIIHCLCDLIDKQLFG
- a CDS encoding ABC transporter ATP-binding protein; its protein translation is MPTSPAVSIMNACLRYHDKILFDKLNFHLAAGQITCLLGTSGIGKSRFLQLIAGLNGTSIICTSDQKGLDGRLAYMPQTHTLLPWLTVLNNTLLGYRLRCTNKPYAKAHALLKQLGLGEVLTQYPAQLSGGMQQRVALARVLLENRPIVLMDEPFSALDAVTRYQLQEMTAHALNGCTVLLVTHDPLEALRLGHHIAIMSGHPAKINPIPCKLPDSPPRSLNNPDLLRWQAHLLHRLEESH
- a CDS encoding Smr/MutS family protein, coding for MNKSRLDKEDWAFFKEVMKDVKRTPTVHVNPKPKKNSPKRTRLIDFNDENRSNAFILRDPTELNITSDEPLFFNRPGVQNKRLKQLTRGDIRPSNCLDLHQMTVNQARFAVYHFLLQSQKYHYTCVRIIHGKGKFKSSGAKLKNHVYYWLPQISWVLAFSSAQARDGGTGAVYVLLRRIRASADLFRG
- a CDS encoding TlpA family protein disulfide reductase gives rise to the protein MRKIFTWVLLTSILLSVSSVVWGASIVKDLNFSNYKGRWVVISYWATWCEYCMGEIPELNAFYRAHADQVAMFGFNYDDPGNLQQHIQRSGVIFPTLVDDPKANFGIRGISGLPTTFIIGPDGRLKHVLEGPQTKRSLEKAIGL
- a CDS encoding penicillin-binding protein activator yields the protein MFFSLMSLCRIASTLLLIGLVACSSHSRLPHPVSHQAFTPSLSTMGQHQQPIALLLPLHGPLAKVAQSVKKGFFAAADESETSPHIILIDTGVGTSMQAAYSEALAKKARIIVGPLLKSQVQNIASLQSSIPILALNYLNSDISTPSGLYQLGLSPQDEVQQVTQMAWNSGKRSAIIITVNGHWGTEIGKLFAQQWQVLGGIVVDHLELSKNPSSVTQQLRHFLHFKSPHTRRMDFDVLFLVSNPQFGRQIKPLLKFFYAGNIPVYATASIYSGIPSQHFDTDLNQIIFCAAPWSLGNWIEPDLYQQLKLSFPLDFNRNSQYYALGVDAFHIIQQFERHKSSQKTLQGTTGILSFNTQRRIVRQLPCAQFHKGYAVPISQ
- the uvrD gene encoding DNA helicase II — protein: MLNPTHPLLESLNEAQQQVVAARQTHLLVLAGAGSGKTRVLVHRMAWLIHVEGISLHHILAVTFTNKAAGEMRQRLENLLDIPMKTMWVGTFHGLAHRLLRQHWEASGLPQSFQIIDSDDQYRMIKRILLSLNLDEAQWAPKKVQWFINQQKDEGIRSHHVKNSNDPYTKTLVRLYQSYEEVCDRNGVIDFAELLLRSYELFIKHPEILHYYQGRFQHILVDEFQDTNRIQYAWLKLLSSGKNYFMIVGDDDQSIYGWRGARVKNIYDFTHDFPEHQIIRLEQNYRSTGVILAASNALITHNDGRLGKKLWSSRGDGDKIALYGAFNDLDEARFIINQIKQGLKKEVHANDIAILYRSNAQSRVLEEALIHAQIPYRIYGGLRFFERAEIKDALAYLRLIANRNDDPGFERVINTPTRGIGDQTLQKLRLEARTQALSLWQAATYLLNQQCLPSRAANALAHFIQLIDKMDEEIKTFSLAEQTEHVLYQSGLFNHYKKEKGERGQARIENLEELINATRQFIPEESTLSILSSFLAHVALEAGEHQANEQHACVQLMTLHSAKGLEFPWVFLCGMEEGLFPHHLSHEEPGRLEEERRLCYVGMTRAMRKLFLSYAEVRRLHGTESHHRPSRFISEIPKELVEEIRLRTSIIRPTQPLKRTQNTTHSIGDTGFCIGQTVIHPTFGEGTLIDADGKGEHTRLHIKFNKAGTKWLVANYAKLSTK
- a CDS encoding YraN family protein, which translates into the protein MNTQKLGHHIESLVQDYLRRQKLKRITRNFRCCFGEIDLIMKDKNVLVFIEVRYRQSLQFGNSLESIHAMKQNKIMKAAEYYLSSQRLSEKIACRFDVVGVKPITQKLLAVSKLDSAQVEWIKNAFLGKS
- a CDS encoding ABC transporter substrate-binding protein — its product is MVISLIHLFMRCKKYFFFVSFLFITPLAAAKPLTLILDWLINPDQAALFVAQAHHFFSKEGINVHIIAPTNPDDGPKLVAAGHADLALSYQPQFVVQVSRGLPLIRIASLINHPLNCLLVKKNGPIRQLTDLRSKRIAYTSHAEGTLMLKGLLNKAHLTINDVQTINVQYDLIQALLTDRVDGVVNVMRNVEPLQMQYAHQPVKIFPVELAGIPHYDELIIIANKNQLHDSRLVKFLVALNQATSYLMTHPEKSWELFAKDHPALNNELNHRIWQATLPYLARYPVDFDKAAYQKFMLFLYRNKIISKKIKTEDYAIKLI
- a CDS encoding ABC transporter permease, with amino-acid sequence MYVFVFLRNQLSQLQKLFLASRTITFRVCKQYIQKSLALLFHQCCIPLWFIFIWTSLIRVFHLPHYLLPTPIDVLQSLIKQGSFIFFQAIPTVLEIFFGFTLSVLLGISIALCMCSFRPLHTLLFPLLLASQVLPVFAIAPVLVLWLGYGIMVKIMTTVFMLFFPITNNFLDGLKQTPETYLNIAKIMNSSSWQILYQIRIPSALPHLASGIRLATAMAPLAAIIGEWVGANQGLGFLLLNANAQMQIDLMFAVLFVLFFLGVLFYFFIDTLLQWALPWSFR